The genomic DNA GTTACAACGGACTTAAGCCCCTTGTTACGTCGCTCATCGCTAAAGGGGCCCGCGCGGCCCCTTTTTTCCGTACCAAAATAAACATATGTCAACCTTACTAAATAAATAATGATTAGGATAGTTTTCCCTTGACTTAAATCCGGCTCGCTGTCATAATGTTTGCATAAGGGAGACGTGAACATTTAACCGGGCGATTTCCTAAAGGCGTTAGGGTCATGCTCGGGACGGAGAAAACGGGAGTACGTTGCGGACGCGGCCGGCGGTCCGGTCGCTCGTAAGGAAATACTGCCCGGGTTCGGCCTCGTGCCGGCCCGGCCTTTTTTATTCACAATCGGCTCAACGGCGCAATAAAAAATTACTGTCATAGATCGAAAAGTAGGTAAAACGATGAAGAGGGGTTTAGTTGTTTTGACGGCGGCGGCGCTGGCGGCCGCCGCGGCCTGGGCGGCGGCTCCCGTATACCAGTACGGGGGGATGTGGGGCAAATCCGGCTCCGGCCCCGGCGAGTTCTGGTACCCCTATTGCGTAGCGACCGCGCCCAACGGCAACGTCTACGTAACCGACGGGTGGCCGGTTAACGAAAGGGTCCAGTACTTCACGCCTACCGGCTCGTACCTCGGCCAGTGGGCTGTTCCCGGCGCGGGCGGCGTCGACGTCTCGCCGAGCGGCGTCGTCTACGTGACCAATAGGGGGGGCGTACAGTACTATACGCCGACGGGCTCGCTAATCGGTTCCTGGAGCGGCATCAACGCAGCCGACGTAGCCGTTGCGCCCAACGGCGACGTTTACGTGATCGAACGCTGGGCTTACTGCGTATCGTACTACACCTCCACCGGCTCGTTCCTCGGCAAGTGGGGCTCGCACGGTTCCGGCCCCGGCCAGTTTCGGGAGCCCGAAGGTATAGCCGTCGCGCCTAACGATACCGTCTACGTGACCGACGTTTGCTACACCCTCAACCGCGTCCAATACTTCACCTCGAGCGGCTCGTTCCTGGGGATGTGGGATAAATCGGGCGAGGGTCCCGGCGAATTCGACGAACCTTACGGCATCGACGTCTCGAGTTCGGGGGTCGTGTTCGTCGCCAATACGTACAACCACTGCGTCGATTACTTCACCTCCACCGGTTCCTTCCTCGGTCGGTTCGGTGGGGTCGGCGAAGGCCCGGGCCAATTCGCCATGGACTATGACGTAGCCGTTTCGCCTTCGGGCAACCGCGTATACGTCACCGACTATCTCAACGACCGCGTCCAATACTTCGACGATACGGCTGAGGCGGTCGTTCCTTCGTCGCTGGGCCGGGTGAAGGCGTTGTTCCGGTAGGGGCGCGGGGCAAGTCGCCCGATAATCGAAAGAGGCCCGCGCGGCCCCTTTTACCGCTGATGGGGAGCGCCGGCGCGGCGTAACGGCGTTAGGTAATCGGGTCGCTTTTTTCTTGACTAATTTGGTGGGTTATTTTATATTGTTTCGCGAGGGGGTAAATGTGGGGTGAATATCTGGCGGGGAAAAAGAATTCGGGTGCAACGGGCGTACGTCACGACGCGCGCGGCTCGCGTAGATAGCAACCAGGCAGGCCTTAGGGTTCGCCTGGCCCTTTTTATATGCGCGTAGCCTTCGGCCGTCGGGAAGGCGGCGACGGCCTTAACGCGAGATAACGCCGTACGGGGGTGAGCAACCGTGAAATTATGTTTTATAGTAGTAGCGGCGTTGGCGGCGGCCGGCCTTACGGACGCTACGGTCTACGTCGACGAAGGTTTTGAGCAAAGCGTCCCGCCGCCCCGGTGGACGTCGAGCAAGAGCGGCGCGGGAGCCGGCTGGGACCCGGAAGAAGCCGGCCCGTGGGGGAGGTTCGCCGTGGGGTGGGCGTCCAGCTCCAAGGACGCCGAGCGGTGGGCGAAGATGGAGACGTACTCCTTCATCGTGCCCGCCAAAGCCGAGCTGGCGTTTCGTTTCGACTACAAGTACGGCCACGGCGGCTTCGAGGCGGAGAACCGGGCGACTTTCTCGTTGTTCTACGCGACCCAGCCGGAGGAGGTCTTCGCTTCGTACGGGTTGGGGTTAACGTCCACCTGGCGCGTCTTCAGCGGCAAGGCGTCCGCAGCGCGCCGCGACCTGGTGAAGGCGCGCTTCGAGGTGTGGGTTCAGAACCGGCACCCGCAGCGCGTAGCCGTTTACGCCTGGGATTTGGACAACGTCGTCGTTAACACCCGTGAACCCGCCGTCTTCCCAACCTCGCTGGGCCGGGTGAGGGCGATTTTCAGGTAATTCCCGTGGCGTCCGTCGGCGGGTACGTGGTATCGGTTATGTAGGGGCGTACCGCTGTGCGCCCCTAACCGGCTAAGGACCAATACCGCCCGTTTCAACAGGCGGTGCTTAAACGGCGAAAGCCTCGGGCGCCGGCTTCAGCCGGGGGACGCTGCCCCGACTGAAGTCGCGGCCCGTAGCTACCGCGGGTGAGCCACCGGCCTATGAATAGGCCGGTATGGGCAGGGAGACAAGGGCCTTAAACCCCTTGTCTAGTCCCCTGTCTCGGGCCGACCTTCGGCTCGAGCCGTCCGTCGTTCCGGTAGTGGGGGCGCACAGCTGTGCGCCCCCACGGATACGTGCAGGAACAGGCCCGCGCCGCCCCGCGCCTTATCGGTTTGATTTTCCCGCCGATATAAGATATATTTAACGGGACCGGGGTTGACGCCACCCGGCCCGGAGGCCGCGATGAAGGACGCCGAAAAGAGCTGCGAGCTCACCGCCGACGTTCTCTTCAAACGCTACGAAAAGAACCCCGTACTGACCGCGGATAATTGGCCCTACCGGGCCCACGCCGTCTTCAACCCGGGCGCGGCGCTCGTCGGCGGCGAGACGCTGTTGCTGGTGCGGGTGGAGGACCTGCGCGGCTACTCCCACCTCGCCGCCGCCCGCAGCGCCGACGGCAAGACCAAATGGCGGGTGGACGCCGAGCCGACGCTGGTGGCGGACCCGGCGTACGACGAGCAGCACTTCGGCGTCGAGGACCCGCGCATCGTGTGGCTCGAGCCCCGGGAGGAGTACGCCGTCACGTATACGTCGTTCATCCGCAACGAGACGGTGATATCGCTCGCCACCACCGCCGACTTCAAGACCTTCACGCGCTACGGCCGCCTGCTACCGCCCGAGGACAAGGACGCGTCGCTTTTCCCGCGCAAGATAAACGGCCGCTTCGCCCTCATCCACCGCCCCATCATCCGGGGCGAGGCCCACATCTGGATATCGTTCTCGCCCGACCTCGCCTACTGGGGCGACCACCGCCTGCTACTGACGACGCGGCCCGCCTCCTGGGACACCCACCGCGTGGGCCTGGGGCCGCCGCCGCTCGAGACGCCCGAGGGATGGTTCGTCATCTACCACGGCGTGCGGCGGACGGCCTCCGGCAGCCTGTACCGCTGCGGCCTGGCGCTGCTCGACCTCGACGAACCGTGGCGCGTCGTACGGCGCACCGAGGACTGGGTCTTCGGCCCGCACGCCTACTACGAGATGATCGGCGACGTCCCCGGCGTGGTCTTTCCGTGCGGCACCGTGCTGGACGAGGAGACGCGCGATCTCCGCGTCTACTACGGCGCCGCAGACTCGGTAGTAGCGCTGGCCACCGCCGACTTCGACGACGTGCTGAGTTACCTTTTGACCTGTAAGGTTTAGACAAACGCCGGGGGGCTTATGTCTTCTTCGCCGGGGTTGTACATCGTTTCGACGTACGTGCCGCGCCGTTGCGGCCTGGCGACCTTCGCTTACAACATGGCGTCGGCGCTGGCGGCCGGGCGGGGCCAGAAGCTCGGCGCGGACGGCAGCGTAGCGGTGGTCGCCATGAGCGAGCGGCAACGCCGCCGGTCTTACGGGGCCGAGGTACGCGCCGTCGTGCGCGCTTCCCGGCCGGAGGACTACGTCGCCGCGGCCGAGCTGGTCAACGGCTCCGCCGCGGCCGTCGTGTCTCTGCAGCACGAGTACGGCATTTTCGGCGGCCGCACCGGCCGCTACGTACTCGACTTCCTGGAACGACTCCGCAAGCCGGTCGTCACGACGCTTCACACCGTCCTGGCCGAGCCCAAGCCCCGGCAGCGCGAGGTCCTGCAAGAGGTATGCCGGCGTTCGGCCGCGCTCGCGGTCCAGGCCCAAAAGGCGGCCGAGTTCCTGACGACCCTCTACGACGTGCCGGAGGACAAGGTCCGCGTCATCCACCACGGCACGCCCGACGTCCCGTTCGGCGGCTCGGCGCCGTTCAAGAAGGCGGTGGGCGCGGCGGGGCGGCAGGTCCTGTTGACCTTCGGCCTTATCACCCCGCGCAAGGGCCTCCAGTTCGCGTTGCGCGCCATGGCCGACGTCTTGCCGCAGTTCCCCACGTCGCTGTACATAATCCTGGGCGCCACCCACCCGGCGATACGCAAGCGCTACGGCGAAGCGTACCGCAACTCGCTGCAGCGCGCGGTCTACCGGCTGGGCCTGCACAACCACGTCCGCTTCGTCAACCGCTACGTCTCGTTGGACGAGCTGGTGACGTACCTGCGCGCCACGGACTTATACGTCACGCCCTACCTGAACGAGGACCAGATATCCTCCGGGACGCTAGCGTACGCCGTGGCCTGCGGTAAGGCGGTCGTCTCGACGCCGTACTGGTACGCCCGGGAGCTGCTGGACGACGACCGCGGCGTGCTGGTCCCCTTCCGCAACACGAAGGCGCTCGCCTTCTGGGTGAGCGAGCTGCTGGCCCACGACGACGCCCGGGCGTACGTCGCGCGGCGGGCGTACGACTACAGCCGCCGGATGACGTGGGCGCGCTCCGCGGCGGCGTACGAGGAGCTCTTCCACGACGTCGCCGGTAGGTAAAGGGCGGAGCCGGGCCGCGTGAAGGCGCTGTTTAAGTAGCGGCGGCCGACGGGTCGCCCCTACCCAGCGAAAAAGGAATACGCCCGTTTCAACGGGCGGTGCTTAAGCGGCGACAGCCTCGGGCACCGGCTTCAACCGGGTAGTTTTGCCCCGACTGAAGTCGCGGTTCGTAGCTATCGCCGGTGAGCCACCGGCCTATGAATAGGCCGGTATGGGCAGGGAGACATGAGGTTAAAAACCCTTGTCCTACCCCCTATCCCGCGATACCCATAGGGGCCGACCTTCAGCTCGCGCCGTTCGCCGTTACGACAGGAACGACCGGCCGGTAGGGCGTAAGGACTTGCGCACTTACGTCAGGTCGGCCTATTTAAAATTGGAATTAGTCCCGACATTCTGTTATAGTTTACTTTAAAGGGTAATAACCCGAGGAGGTAAGGGAAATGAATAAGCTCGCCATAACTATGGCCGCGGCGTTGGGCGCGCTGGCGGCCGTCTGCGTTTGGGGCACCCCGTCCAGGTACGTTTACGAGCGTATGTTCGGCAAGGAGGGTAGCGGGATTGGCTCATTTAGTTCACCCTCCGGCGTATGCCTGGCGCCGAACGGCACCGTTTACGTCGCCGATACCGATAACCATCGCATCCAGTACTTCCGGTGGTCCGCGCCAGCCGTCTCCCCCGCCTCGCTGGGCCGCGTGAAGGCATTGTTCCGGTAGGGGTGACCGTTCGCCCCAAAGGGGGTAAGAGATATGCGTACGAGAGCAGCGGCAATTATTTTGGCGTCGGCCTTCTCGTTGGCGGCCACGACGACGTGCGACGACGTCCCGCCCATTCGGCCCCCGCCCGTCAATTTCTGCAAACACTTGCCTACCGTCGAGGGCAACAAATGGGAATACAAAGTGACCGCGGACAGCATGTACGGCGCTCCCGAGGAGTACAAGTTGACCTTCGAGATAACGGCGCGCACGGATAGATACAAGGAATTCCCGCTCGCGTACGTCATAACGATTACGAGGGACGGCAGGCCGGCGGGAGGGGTCGACGTCGCCGCCTCGGGCAACGCGTGCTTCGTCAAGCGCGTGGGGTGGGCGTGTCTTATAGAGGACGGCATGCTGGTGGGCGAATGGTCGCAGACGGGCCTGATAGTCGACTTTCCCCTCGAGTACCGCCGCGACGTCAAAATCAAGGTGTCGGCGGAACCGCCCGAAGGCGGCAAGTTCACATGCAAGGAACTCTTCCTCGACAACGAGAACGCGCTCAAACCCGAGACGTGGCGCGAGCTCTACGCCGACGGCGTGGGCCTGGTGTG from bacterium includes the following:
- a CDS encoding 6-bladed beta-propeller, which gives rise to MKRGLVVLTAAALAAAAAWAAAPVYQYGGMWGKSGSGPGEFWYPYCVATAPNGNVYVTDGWPVNERVQYFTPTGSYLGQWAVPGAGGVDVSPSGVVYVTNRGGVQYYTPTGSLIGSWSGINAADVAVAPNGDVYVIERWAYCVSYYTSTGSFLGKWGSHGSGPGQFREPEGIAVAPNDTVYVTDVCYTLNRVQYFTSSGSFLGMWDKSGEGPGEFDEPYGIDVSSSGVVFVANTYNHCVDYFTSTGSFLGRFGGVGEGPGQFAMDYDVAVSPSGNRVYVTDYLNDRVQYFDDTAEAVVPSSLGRVKALFR
- a CDS encoding glycosyltransferase family 4 protein is translated as MSSSPGLYIVSTYVPRRCGLATFAYNMASALAAGRGQKLGADGSVAVVAMSERQRRRSYGAEVRAVVRASRPEDYVAAAELVNGSAAAVVSLQHEYGIFGGRTGRYVLDFLERLRKPVVTTLHTVLAEPKPRQREVLQEVCRRSAALAVQAQKAAEFLTTLYDVPEDKVRVIHHGTPDVPFGGSAPFKKAVGAAGRQVLLTFGLITPRKGLQFALRAMADVLPQFPTSLYIILGATHPAIRKRYGEAYRNSLQRAVYRLGLHNHVRFVNRYVSLDELVTYLRATDLYVTPYLNEDQISSGTLAYAVACGKAVVSTPYWYARELLDDDRGVLVPFRNTKALAFWVSELLAHDDARAYVARRAYDYSRRMTWARSAAAYEELFHDVAGR
- a CDS encoding glycosidase encodes the protein MKDAEKSCELTADVLFKRYEKNPVLTADNWPYRAHAVFNPGAALVGGETLLLVRVEDLRGYSHLAAARSADGKTKWRVDAEPTLVADPAYDEQHFGVEDPRIVWLEPREEYAVTYTSFIRNETVISLATTADFKTFTRYGRLLPPEDKDASLFPRKINGRFALIHRPIIRGEAHIWISFSPDLAYWGDHRLLLTTRPASWDTHRVGLGPPPLETPEGWFVIYHGVRRTASGSLYRCGLALLDLDEPWRVVRRTEDWVFGPHAYYEMIGDVPGVVFPCGTVLDEETRDLRVYYGAADSVVALATADFDDVLSYLLTCKV